The sequence AGCAGTTCTCCCATCTCGTTGCAAGTGAACTTCTGATGCGCCAGGCTGGCGATCGTTTCCAGGATATCTCCGCGGTCTTCTCCGCCACCGCGCGGCATATACACCTGCTGGTCCCACCCCAACACGGCTTCCGCGTGTCCCAGGTCGGTGACTTCCATGATCATGCGCTTAAACCGCTCTACCTTTTTTTGCATCATCTCTCCTGTC comes from Candidatus Cloacimonadota bacterium and encodes:
- a CDS encoding carboxypeptidase M32 — translated: MQKKVERFKRMIMEVTDLGHAEAVLGWDQQVYMPRGGGEDRGDILETIASLAHQKFTCNEMGELL